A stretch of the Mycobacterium sp. ITM-2016-00317 genome encodes the following:
- a CDS encoding ferredoxin gives MKVTVDQDRCVSSGQCVLNAGAVFDQRDDDGVVELLIPEPGPEYAEDIRKAAAACPALAIDIEEN, from the coding sequence ATGAAGGTCACGGTCGATCAGGACAGGTGCGTCTCGTCCGGTCAGTGCGTGCTCAACGCCGGCGCGGTCTTCGACCAGCGCGACGATGACGGGGTCGTCGAGTTGCTGATTCCCGAGCCCGGACCCGAGTACGCAGAAGACATCCGCAAAGCCGCCGCCGCATGCCCGGCTTTGGCTATCGACATCGAGGAGAACTGA
- a CDS encoding TetR family transcriptional regulator — protein sequence MELLNQSLDLAGVTGFTVGVTSARTVRADRATSTQEAILKAAERLYAEHGVFAVSNRQVSEAAGQGNNAAVGYHFGTKADLVRAIEHKHRGPIEELRERRIAEIGPSTDMRDWVAALVCPLTDHLAALGNPTWYARFAAQVMTDPAYHNMVVKDALSSPSLVRVLDGINGCLPDLPVDVRVERNIMGRNLLMHTCADRERLLAQGSPVPRTSWQAAASGLIDAIIGLWHAPVTELP from the coding sequence ATGGAACTTTTAAATCAGTCGCTTGACTTAGCGGGTGTGACCGGGTTCACTGTGGGGGTGACGAGTGCGAGGACTGTGCGCGCCGACCGCGCGACCAGCACCCAAGAGGCGATCCTGAAGGCGGCGGAGCGGCTCTACGCCGAGCACGGCGTCTTCGCGGTGTCGAACCGGCAGGTGAGTGAGGCTGCAGGACAGGGCAACAACGCCGCGGTCGGCTACCACTTCGGGACCAAGGCCGACCTGGTGCGCGCCATCGAACACAAGCATCGCGGCCCGATCGAGGAACTGCGTGAGCGGCGGATCGCGGAGATCGGGCCCTCGACCGACATGCGCGACTGGGTGGCCGCGCTGGTGTGCCCGCTGACCGATCACCTGGCCGCGCTGGGCAATCCGACCTGGTATGCCCGCTTCGCCGCCCAGGTGATGACCGATCCCGCCTACCACAACATGGTCGTCAAGGACGCGTTGTCCTCACCGTCGCTGGTGCGGGTGCTCGACGGGATCAACGGGTGTCTGCCCGATCTGCCCGTCGACGTGCGGGTGGAGCGAAACATCATGGGCCGCAACCTGTTGATGCACACCTGCGCGGATCGGGAGCGGCTGCTGGCGCAGGGTTCGCCCGTGCCGCGGACGTCGTGGCAGGCCGCGGCGTCCGGGCTGATCGACGCGATAATCGGCCTGTGGCACGCCCCGGTCACGGAGCTGCCCTGA
- a CDS encoding SDR family oxidoreductase, whose translation MNELVGKVVVVTGGASGIGRGIAERFAAEGAGVVIADVRDDLGESLATELNSQGAKTVYRHTDVADQAQVADLVASTVETLGGLDVMVNNAGISSPLRKGLFHEDLEEFDRVMRVNLLGVMAGTRDAARHMAEHGGGSIINLGSIGGIQAGGGVSTYRASKAAIIHFTKCAAIELAHYEVRVNCLAPGNIPTPILASSATDEDRERLERFEARIRQQMRDDRPLKREGTADDVAEAALYLATDRSRYVTGTVLPVDGGTVAGKVIARKPTTG comes from the coding sequence ATGAACGAACTCGTCGGCAAGGTCGTCGTCGTCACCGGCGGGGCGTCGGGAATCGGCCGGGGCATCGCCGAGCGCTTCGCCGCCGAAGGCGCCGGGGTCGTCATCGCCGACGTCCGCGACGATCTCGGGGAATCCCTCGCCACCGAGCTGAACTCACAAGGCGCCAAGACCGTCTACCGCCACACCGACGTCGCGGACCAGGCGCAGGTCGCCGACCTCGTGGCCTCGACGGTCGAGACCCTCGGTGGGCTCGACGTCATGGTGAACAACGCGGGCATCTCCAGTCCGCTGCGCAAGGGCCTGTTCCACGAGGACCTCGAGGAGTTCGACCGGGTCATGCGCGTCAACCTCCTCGGCGTGATGGCAGGCACCCGCGATGCCGCCCGGCACATGGCCGAGCACGGCGGCGGATCGATCATCAACCTCGGGTCGATCGGCGGCATCCAGGCAGGCGGCGGGGTTTCGACCTACCGCGCGTCCAAAGCGGCCATCATCCACTTCACCAAATGCGCGGCCATCGAACTCGCCCACTACGAGGTGCGCGTCAACTGCCTTGCCCCCGGCAACATCCCGACGCCGATCCTGGCGTCGTCGGCCACCGACGAGGACCGGGAACGGCTGGAGCGCTTCGAGGCCAGGATCCGGCAGCAGATGCGCGACGACCGTCCGCTGAAGCGGGAGGGCACCGCCGACGACGTGGCCGAGGCGGCGCTGTACCTGGCGACGGACCGGTCGAGGTATGTCACCGGCACGGTGCTGCCCGTGGACGGCGGCACGGTCGCCGGCAAGGTCATCGCGCGCAAGCCGACGACCGGCTAG
- a CDS encoding alpha/beta fold hydrolase, which yields MIDQRTVLVDGLRTGYLEAGQGDPVVLLHGGEFGANARIGWEHTIGALAQRYRVLAPDMLGFGESAKVVDFTDGRGMRIRHIARFCEVMGVESAHFVGNSMGAINLLVDATSDKPVLPVRSLVAICGGGEIQRNEHVTALYDYDATLEGMRRIVAALFADPAYPADEDYVRCRYESSIAPGAWESLAAARFRRPGLEPPATPSSARAYDRITVPALVLEGRGDKLLPAGWAAEIAGQITHGRSAVIDDAGHCPQIEQPAAVNQQLLDFFEEQT from the coding sequence GTGATCGATCAGCGCACGGTGCTGGTCGACGGCCTGCGCACCGGTTATCTGGAAGCCGGACAGGGCGATCCGGTGGTGCTGCTGCACGGCGGCGAGTTCGGCGCCAACGCCAGGATCGGCTGGGAACACACGATCGGTGCGCTCGCGCAGCGGTACCGGGTGCTGGCCCCGGACATGCTCGGCTTCGGCGAATCGGCCAAAGTGGTGGACTTCACCGACGGCCGCGGGATGCGGATCAGGCACATCGCCCGCTTCTGCGAGGTGATGGGCGTGGAGTCGGCGCACTTCGTCGGCAACTCCATGGGCGCCATCAATCTCCTGGTCGATGCCACCTCCGACAAGCCGGTGCTGCCGGTCCGCAGCCTCGTCGCCATCTGCGGCGGCGGGGAGATCCAGCGCAACGAGCACGTCACCGCGCTCTACGACTACGACGCGACGCTCGAGGGCATGCGCCGCATCGTCGCAGCGCTGTTCGCCGACCCCGCCTACCCGGCCGACGAGGACTACGTCCGGTGCCGGTACGAATCGAGCATCGCACCGGGGGCCTGGGAATCGCTGGCCGCAGCGCGTTTCCGGCGGCCGGGCCTCGAACCGCCTGCCACCCCGAGCAGCGCGCGGGCCTACGACCGCATCACCGTCCCGGCCCTGGTGCTCGAGGGGCGCGGCGACAAACTACTGCCCGCGGGGTGGGCGGCCGAGATCGCCGGGCAGATCACCCACGGCCGCTCCGCGGTGATCGACGACGCGGGCCACTGCCCGCAGATCGAGCAACCCGCCGCGGTCAACCAGCAGCTGCTGGACTTCTTCGAGGAGCAGACATGA
- a CDS encoding NAD(P)H-dependent oxidoreductase yields MSGEVTGTGRPFIVGLGGTLRANSSTERALRYCLASVERQGGRTRLFSAEDLDLPMYAPHELERTPRALELVENLRDADAVVVGSPGYHGAVSGLVKNALDYIEDLREDPRVYLDNTPWGCISCAYGWQAAVGTLTQLRGIGHALRAWPTPLGVAINSAEPIWDESGELADTEQGRAVANQLDLLATQVLAFAQTNRDRM; encoded by the coding sequence ATGAGCGGGGAAGTGACCGGCACCGGCCGGCCGTTCATCGTCGGCCTCGGCGGGACACTGCGGGCGAACTCGTCGACCGAGCGCGCACTGCGCTACTGCCTGGCATCGGTGGAGCGGCAGGGCGGACGCACCCGGTTGTTCAGCGCCGAGGACCTCGATTTGCCCATGTACGCGCCGCACGAGTTGGAGCGCACGCCCCGCGCGCTGGAACTGGTCGAGAACCTGCGCGATGCCGACGCCGTGGTCGTCGGCTCGCCCGGATACCACGGTGCCGTCTCCGGTCTGGTGAAGAACGCGCTCGACTACATCGAGGATCTGCGAGAGGATCCCCGCGTCTACCTCGACAACACCCCGTGGGGATGCATCAGCTGCGCCTACGGCTGGCAGGCGGCCGTCGGCACCCTGACCCAGCTCCGCGGTATCGGCCATGCGCTGCGGGCATGGCCGACACCGCTGGGCGTGGCCATCAACTCCGCCGAACCGATCTGGGATGAGTCCGGCGAGCTGGCCGACACCGAGCAGGGCCGGGCCGTGGCCAACCAGCTCGACCTGCTGGCCACCCAGGTGCTGGCATTCGCGCAGACCAACAGGGACAGAATGTGA
- a CDS encoding cyclase family protein, translating to MTGTMKDFRRTADEVRNWGRWGDDDEVGTLNFITPAKVAEAAGLVKQGKVISLGGDFSAGGPQGAFKFRQNPVHVMTVDGGDASTLVEYGPQWLRNAVAADMSAFFADNPFRFNDDIIVMPLQAATQWDAMSHVYYEDKLYNGFPADSVTSFGAFHLGIEKVDHKGITSRGVLLDVVAHRGADTFCEPGTPITPDELDEIVARQNIEIRSGDIVVVHTGWWTRFLATGDGGEAGSGLHWTCASWLHRHEVAAVAADNLMVEDPDPGKGVEGTFLPMHMLCLRDMGLMLGEYWDLGPLAADCAADGVYEFQLVAPPLKVVGAVGAPVSPIAIK from the coding sequence ATGACCGGCACGATGAAGGATTTCCGCAGGACGGCCGACGAGGTCCGTAACTGGGGACGGTGGGGCGACGACGACGAGGTCGGCACGCTCAACTTCATCACCCCCGCGAAGGTCGCCGAGGCGGCTGGGCTGGTCAAGCAGGGCAAGGTGATCTCGCTGGGCGGGGACTTCAGCGCGGGCGGACCGCAGGGCGCCTTCAAGTTCCGGCAGAACCCGGTGCACGTGATGACCGTGGACGGCGGCGACGCCTCCACGCTGGTCGAGTACGGCCCGCAGTGGCTGCGCAACGCGGTGGCCGCGGACATGAGCGCCTTCTTCGCCGACAACCCGTTCCGCTTCAACGACGACATCATCGTGATGCCGCTGCAGGCGGCCACCCAATGGGACGCGATGTCGCACGTGTACTACGAGGACAAGCTGTACAACGGTTTTCCCGCGGATTCGGTGACCAGCTTCGGCGCATTCCACCTCGGGATCGAGAAGGTCGACCACAAGGGGATCACGTCGCGCGGTGTGCTTCTCGACGTCGTCGCCCATCGCGGCGCCGACACGTTCTGCGAGCCCGGCACACCCATCACGCCCGACGAGCTCGACGAGATCGTGGCCCGGCAGAACATCGAGATCCGTTCCGGCGACATCGTCGTCGTGCACACCGGGTGGTGGACGCGCTTCCTGGCCACCGGAGACGGCGGCGAGGCCGGTTCGGGGTTGCACTGGACCTGCGCGTCGTGGCTGCACCGTCACGAGGTGGCCGCGGTGGCCGCCGACAACCTGATGGTCGAGGATCCCGATCCCGGTAAGGGCGTAGAGGGCACCTTCCTGCCGATGCACATGCTGTGTCTTCGCGACATGGGTCTGATGCTCGGCGAGTACTGGGACCTCGGGCCGCTGGCCGCCGACTGCGCCGCCGACGGCGTCTACGAATTCCAGCTCGTCGCACCGCCGTTGAAGGTGGTCGGTGCGGTCGGGGCACCCGTCAGCCCGATCGCGATCAAATGA
- a CDS encoding coniferyl-alcohol dehydrogenase, producing MSALDELVRFDGRHAVVTGCASGIGAQTAHQLASLGARVTGLDLREPQDCSALVDFVPVDLADPDSVEAAVAAVPGDVDALFNVAGVSSGIGDPLLVVRINFLGMRQFTEALLDRMPAGAAITNVSSLAASGYLENAATTAGLLATASVAEGLQWCADHPDALADGGYRQSKEAIILYGMDRTADLGARGIRINCTAPGVTETPILDQLRAAYGQQYLDSFTAPLGRVSTPEEQAATLVFLGSPAAGYLTGQVVWTDGGILARRIATQIRDNEVAQGS from the coding sequence GTGAGCGCATTGGATGAGCTGGTGCGCTTCGACGGCAGGCATGCCGTGGTCACCGGATGCGCATCCGGGATCGGCGCGCAGACGGCGCACCAGCTCGCATCGCTCGGCGCGCGGGTGACCGGCCTGGATCTACGGGAACCGCAAGATTGTTCCGCCCTCGTCGATTTCGTCCCGGTCGATCTCGCCGATCCCGATTCCGTCGAGGCCGCCGTCGCCGCCGTGCCGGGCGACGTGGACGCGCTGTTCAACGTCGCCGGGGTGTCCTCGGGCATCGGGGACCCGTTGCTGGTGGTGCGGATCAACTTCCTCGGCATGCGCCAGTTCACCGAGGCGCTCCTGGACCGGATGCCCGCGGGCGCGGCGATCACCAACGTGTCGTCGCTCGCGGCGTCGGGGTACCTGGAGAACGCGGCCACCACCGCGGGTCTGCTGGCCACCGCGTCGGTGGCCGAAGGGCTGCAATGGTGCGCCGACCATCCCGACGCGCTGGCCGACGGCGGGTACCGCCAGTCCAAGGAGGCGATCATCCTCTACGGTATGGACCGGACCGCCGATCTCGGCGCCCGGGGTATCAGGATCAATTGCACCGCACCGGGAGTCACCGAGACCCCGATTCTGGACCAGTTGCGTGCCGCCTACGGGCAGCAGTATCTCGACTCGTTCACCGCACCGCTGGGCCGTGTCTCCACGCCCGAGGAACAGGCCGCGACGCTGGTGTTCCTCGGCAGCCCGGCGGCCGGCTACCTGACCGGGCAGGTGGTGTGGACCGACGGAGGCATCCTGGCTCGGCGGATCGCCACACAGATCCGCGACAACGAAGTGGCACAGGGGAGTTGA
- a CDS encoding LLM class flavin-dependent oxidoreductase → MKISLFYEFPLPRPWSDDDEHQLFQHGLDEVELADKAGFSTVWLTEHHFLEEYCHSTAPEMFLAAASQRTKNIRLGFGVMHLPPPINHPARIAERVATLDHLSNGRVEFGTGEGSSVAELGGFNIDPADKRTMWEEALEVSIRCMTEAPFTGFKGEHVEMPARNVIPKPLQQPHPPVWVACTRPSSVQMAAQKAIGALSFAYTGPEALKERVDGYYQEFEEKGTPITPAINPNLLAIGGDLSMMVAKTDDEALKRLGIGGGFFSFGIMHYYLTGMHTPGRTGVWELYEKAVKDDPTLAYGPGRGAIGSPDTVREFLRGYEASGVDEIILLLNPRSHEGTMESIEIMGRDILPEFIERDEKAVKDKARRLEPVIEKVEARRQHWDAPLFDEDYAFGGLPTGRGGNFTAGEIPEAMAEINEGRVKAAQQEKQAKAVKEASG, encoded by the coding sequence GTGAAGATCTCTCTGTTCTACGAATTCCCCTTGCCCCGGCCGTGGTCGGACGACGACGAGCACCAGCTGTTCCAGCACGGCCTCGACGAGGTGGAGCTCGCGGACAAGGCCGGCTTCTCCACCGTGTGGCTCACCGAGCACCACTTCCTGGAGGAGTACTGCCACTCGACCGCGCCCGAGATGTTCCTGGCCGCGGCCAGCCAGCGCACCAAGAACATCCGGCTCGGGTTCGGTGTCATGCACCTGCCGCCGCCGATCAACCATCCGGCGCGCATCGCCGAACGCGTCGCCACGCTGGACCACCTGTCCAACGGCCGGGTCGAGTTCGGCACCGGTGAAGGGTCCTCGGTCGCCGAGCTCGGCGGGTTCAACATCGACCCGGCCGACAAGCGCACCATGTGGGAGGAGGCCCTCGAGGTCTCGATCCGGTGCATGACCGAGGCGCCGTTCACCGGGTTCAAGGGCGAGCACGTCGAGATGCCCGCCCGCAACGTGATCCCCAAACCACTGCAGCAGCCCCACCCGCCCGTGTGGGTGGCGTGCACCCGCCCCTCGTCGGTGCAGATGGCAGCCCAGAAGGCCATCGGCGCACTGAGTTTCGCCTACACCGGGCCCGAGGCGCTCAAGGAGCGGGTGGACGGCTACTACCAGGAGTTCGAGGAGAAGGGCACGCCGATCACCCCGGCCATCAACCCGAACCTGCTCGCGATCGGCGGCGACCTGTCGATGATGGTGGCCAAGACCGACGACGAGGCGCTCAAGAGGCTCGGCATCGGCGGCGGCTTCTTCTCGTTCGGGATCATGCACTACTACCTGACCGGCATGCACACCCCCGGCCGCACCGGGGTGTGGGAGCTGTACGAGAAGGCCGTCAAGGACGATCCCACCCTGGCCTACGGGCCCGGACGCGGCGCGATCGGCTCGCCCGACACCGTCCGGGAGTTCCTGCGCGGCTATGAGGCCAGCGGGGTCGACGAGATCATCCTGCTGCTCAACCCGCGCAGCCACGAGGGCACGATGGAGTCCATCGAGATCATGGGCCGAGACATCCTGCCCGAGTTCATCGAACGTGACGAGAAGGCGGTCAAGGACAAGGCCAGGCGCCTGGAGCCGGTGATCGAGAAGGTCGAGGCGCGCCGGCAGCATTGGGACGCACCGCTGTTCGACGAGGACTACGCGTTCGGCGGGCTGCCGACCGGCCGCGGCGGCAATTTCACCGCCGGCGAGATCCCGGAGGCCATGGCCGAGATCAACGAGGGGCGGGTCAAGGCCGCGCAGCAGGAGAAGCAGGCGAAGGCCGTCAAGGAGGCCTCGGGCTAA
- a CDS encoding FAD-binding protein: protein MSSAAGPRFDHVTDVLVIGSGGGGMTAALAARSAGLDTLVVEKSPRFGGSTALSGGGIWVPGAPSQRREGYRPDPEEVFTYLKEITGGLVSDARLRAYVDAAPRMMEFLEKASPWLEFVWKPGYADYYPELPGGSALGSTINVPEIDLRVLGDEEQNLLTPLALAPKGIWFAPKDLRLFYQVRQNWRGKAVLVKLIWRMFRARVFGDRMAAIGQSLSARLRLAMKQQDIPLWLDAPMTELITDTDGPDARVIGAVIEKNGRTLRVQARRGVILASGGFDHDMQWRLQHLPELNRVGELAGPGKDWSFGNPAATGDGIRAGEKVGAATELLDEAWWFPAICWPDGRLQFMLNERMMPSQFVVNGQGERFINEAAPYMDFAHAMIEGQRSGVTHIPCWLITDIRSFHRYVVAGHLPIPKVPFAPVPTGRKVPAAWLESGIVKTGSTWEELATQIGVPADRLRRTAERFNTLAAQGHDDDFNRGDSAYDNYYGDPTLPNPNLHPLGKPPYYAFQIILGDLGTSGGLRTDEHARVLRADDSVIDGLYAVGNASAAVMGRSYAGAGATIGPAMTFGYVAARHIAESTTSEHEPPRAPNLLGGKQQ from the coding sequence ATGAGTTCTGCTGCGGGCCCGCGCTTCGACCACGTCACCGACGTGCTGGTGATCGGCTCCGGAGGCGGCGGGATGACCGCCGCGTTGGCCGCCCGATCGGCGGGTCTGGACACTCTGGTGGTGGAGAAGTCGCCGCGATTCGGCGGCTCGACCGCGCTGTCGGGCGGCGGCATCTGGGTGCCCGGTGCGCCGTCGCAACGCCGGGAGGGCTACCGCCCCGATCCCGAGGAGGTGTTCACCTACCTCAAGGAGATCACCGGCGGCCTGGTCAGCGACGCGCGCCTGCGCGCCTACGTCGACGCCGCGCCCCGGATGATGGAGTTCCTGGAAAAGGCCAGTCCCTGGCTGGAATTCGTGTGGAAGCCCGGCTACGCCGACTACTATCCGGAGCTTCCGGGCGGCTCGGCGCTGGGCAGCACCATCAACGTCCCCGAGATCGATTTGCGGGTGCTCGGCGACGAGGAGCAGAACCTGCTGACCCCGCTCGCGCTGGCGCCCAAGGGAATCTGGTTCGCCCCCAAAGATCTGCGGCTGTTCTACCAGGTCCGGCAGAACTGGCGGGGCAAAGCCGTGCTGGTGAAGCTGATCTGGCGGATGTTCCGGGCGCGGGTGTTCGGGGACCGGATGGCCGCCATCGGACAGTCGCTGTCGGCGCGGCTGCGGCTGGCGATGAAGCAGCAGGACATCCCGCTGTGGCTCGACGCGCCGATGACCGAACTGATCACCGACACCGACGGGCCCGACGCGCGGGTGATCGGTGCGGTGATCGAGAAGAACGGACGCACCCTGCGGGTGCAGGCCCGGCGCGGGGTGATCCTGGCCAGCGGCGGGTTCGACCACGACATGCAGTGGCGCCTGCAGCACCTGCCCGAGCTGAACCGGGTCGGTGAACTCGCCGGTCCCGGCAAGGACTGGAGCTTCGGCAACCCGGCCGCCACCGGGGACGGGATCCGGGCCGGCGAGAAGGTCGGCGCAGCCACCGAACTACTCGACGAGGCCTGGTGGTTCCCGGCGATCTGCTGGCCCGACGGCCGGCTGCAGTTCATGCTCAACGAGCGCATGATGCCGTCCCAGTTCGTCGTCAACGGCCAGGGCGAACGGTTCATCAACGAGGCCGCGCCCTACATGGACTTCGCGCACGCGATGATCGAGGGCCAGCGCTCCGGCGTCACGCACATCCCGTGCTGGCTGATCACCGACATCCGATCGTTCCACCGGTATGTGGTCGCCGGGCACCTGCCGATTCCGAAGGTGCCGTTCGCCCCCGTCCCGACGGGCCGGAAGGTGCCTGCGGCATGGCTGGAGTCCGGCATCGTCAAGACCGGCTCGACCTGGGAGGAACTCGCCACGCAGATCGGGGTGCCCGCCGATCGACTGCGCCGGACCGCGGAACGGTTCAACACCCTTGCCGCGCAAGGACACGACGACGACTTCAACCGTGGTGACAGCGCCTACGACAACTACTACGGCGACCCGACGCTGCCCAACCCGAACCTGCATCCGCTCGGCAAGCCGCCGTACTACGCCTTCCAGATCATCCTCGGCGACCTCGGCACCTCCGGCGGGCTGCGCACCGACGAACACGCGCGGGTGCTGCGCGCCGACGACTCGGTGATCGACGGTCTGTACGCGGTCGGCAACGCGTCGGCGGCGGTGATGGGCCGCAGCTACGCCGGCGCAGGCGCCACGATCGGACCCGCGATGACATTCGGCTACGTCGCAGCCCGGCATATCGCGGAATCGACCACCAGCGAACACGAACCACCCAGAGCCCCGAATCTCCTAGGAGGTAAGCAGCAGTGA
- a CDS encoding 3-carboxyethylcatechol 2,3-dioxygenase, translated as MSHSPLLNLPGPAQALLDDIEGALGAAREFVADFDPELVVTFSPDHYNGFFYRAMPPFCIGTAADGVGDYGTHRGPLDVPADLATDCARAVLDADVDVAISAAMDVDHGTVQPLQNLFGDATAKPVIPVFVNSVATPLGPMRRVRALGAAVGTHLAGLGKRVLVVGSGGLSHDPPVPTLATAPPAALDRIVHGVPMTTEQRQARQAAVIEAAREFAAGRGALAPLNPDWDAAFLDLLDTGRLTEVDGWDNSWIAAQAGNSAHEVRTWVAAFAALAAQGNYETGNRFYRAAPELIAGFAIRTAVCTS; from the coding sequence ATGTCGCACAGTCCGCTGCTGAACCTTCCGGGACCGGCACAGGCACTGCTTGACGACATCGAGGGTGCCCTCGGGGCCGCGCGGGAGTTCGTCGCCGACTTCGACCCCGAGCTGGTCGTCACGTTCTCTCCGGACCACTACAACGGGTTCTTCTACCGTGCGATGCCGCCCTTCTGCATCGGCACCGCGGCCGACGGCGTCGGTGACTACGGCACCCACCGCGGCCCGTTGGACGTGCCCGCCGATCTGGCCACCGACTGTGCCCGGGCCGTGCTGGACGCCGACGTCGACGTCGCGATCTCCGCGGCGATGGACGTCGACCACGGCACCGTGCAACCCCTGCAGAACCTGTTCGGCGACGCCACGGCCAAACCGGTGATCCCGGTGTTCGTGAACTCCGTGGCGACCCCGTTGGGCCCGATGCGCCGGGTGCGGGCACTCGGTGCGGCGGTCGGCACGCATCTGGCAGGCCTCGGGAAGCGGGTGCTGGTCGTCGGGTCCGGCGGGCTGTCGCACGACCCGCCGGTGCCCACGCTGGCGACCGCACCGCCGGCCGCACTGGACCGCATCGTGCACGGCGTGCCGATGACCACCGAGCAGCGACAGGCGCGGCAGGCCGCGGTGATCGAGGCCGCCCGCGAATTTGCCGCGGGCCGGGGCGCGCTCGCCCCGCTGAACCCGGACTGGGACGCCGCATTCCTCGATCTTCTGGACACGGGACGGCTGACCGAGGTGGACGGCTGGGACAACAGCTGGATCGCCGCGCAGGCCGGCAACTCCGCGCACGAGGTCCGAACCTGGGTGGCCGCCTTCGCGGCGCTGGCCGCGCAGGGCAACTACGAAACCGGCAACCGGTTCTACCGGGCCGCACCGGAACTCATCGCCGGTTTCGCCATCCGAACGGCGGTGTGTACGTCATGA